From a single Lolium rigidum isolate FL_2022 chromosome 7, APGP_CSIRO_Lrig_0.1, whole genome shotgun sequence genomic region:
- the LOC124672455 gene encoding alpha-N-acetylglucosaminidase-like: MPPSSPAPRLLLLLLAVVLACAASRVSSSGMRFAHLDRVRELQHSERRPPAEQVDAAAGLLARLLPSHSASFEFMVIPTEKCGGKACFIINNHPSFDGEGTPEILILGVSGVEISAGLHWYLKHYCAAHISWAKTGGAQLSSVPYPGSLPRVPAGGVLIRRPVDWNYYQNAVTSSYSFAWYDWERWEKEIDWMALQGVNLPLAFTGQEAIWQKVFQRYNISKSDLDDFFGGPAFLSWSRMANMHGWGGPLPQTWLDDQLTLQKKILSRMYAFGMSPVLPAFSGNIPAALKSKFPSARVTHLGDWFTVDSNPRWCCTYLLDASDPLFVEIGKSFIEEQIKEYGRTSHVYNCDTFDENTPPLSDPNYISSLGAATFRGMQSGDDEAIWLMQGWLFTYDPFWEPPQMKALLHSVPVGRMIVLDLYAEVKPVWINSDQFYGVPYIWCMLHNFAADFEMYGVLDAVASGPIDARLSENSTMVGVGMSMEGIEQNPIVYDLMSEMAFHHRQVDLQVWVETYPTRRYGKSVIGLQDAWRILHQTLYNCTDGKNDKNRDVIVAFPDVEPFVIQTSTTNISSAVSSTNYVVKDASNDAYEQPHIWYDTKAVIHALELFLQYGDEVPDSNTFRYDLVDLTRQALAKYANQIFLKIIQGYKSNNIRQVTTLCECFLDLVNDLDILLASHEGFLLGPWLESAKGLARDQEQEIQYEWNARTQITMWFDNTETKASLLRDYANKYWSGLLRDYYGPRAAIYFKYLILSLENNKPFALEEWRREWISLTNYWQSDRKVFPTTATGDALNISRSLFIKYLSNADSLQTDGSFRMSAI, translated from the exons atgcCGCCGTCCTCTCCCGCTCcccgcctcctcctgctcctgctcgccGTCGTGCTGGCCTGCGCCGCGTCGCGGGTCAGCAGCTCGGGCATGCGGttcgcgcacctcgaccgcgtcCGCGAGCTCCAGCACAGCGAGCGCCGGCCTCCCGCCGAGCAGGTGGACGCGGCGGCCGGGCTCCTCGCGCGCCTCCTCCCGTCCCACTCCGCCAGCTTCGAGTTCATGGTCATCCCCACG GAGAAATGTGGTGGAAAGGCATGCTTCATCATCAACAACCACCCGTCGTTTGATGGAGAAGGGACTCCCGAAATACT GATACTTGGAGTAAGTGGGGTAGAAATTTCTGCTGGCCTTCATTGGTATTTGAAGCACTATTGTGCGGCACATATATCATGGGCTAAAACTGGTGGTGCACAATTATCATCCGTGCCATATCCTGGCTCACTACCTCGTGTTCCTGCTGGTGGGGTTTTGATTCGAAGACCTGTTGACTGGAACTACTACCAGAATGCAGTTACTTCCAGTT ATTCTTTTGCTTGGTATGATTGGGAGCGCTGGGAGAAGGAGATTGACTGGATGGCTCTTCAAGGAGTCAATTTGCCTCTAGCTTTCACTGGGCAAGAGGCTATATGGCAGAAGGTTTTTCAG AGGTACAACATTAGTAAATCTGATCTGGATGATTTCTTTGGTGGGCCTGCCTTTCTTTCATGGTCTCGGATGGCCAATATGCATGG ATGGGGTGGACCTCTTCCTCAGACTTGGCTTGATGATCAATTAACCCTTCAGAAGAAAATCCTTTCTAGGATGTATGCTTTTGGCATGTCCCCAG TCCTTCCGGCCTTTTCTGGTAACATCCCTGCTGCACTGAAATCAAAATTTCCCTCAGCTAGAGTTACCCACCTTGGAGATTG GTTTACAGTTGACAGCAACCCAAGATGGTGTTGCACATATCTTCTTGATGCATCCGATCCCTTATTTGTAGAAATTGGAAAGTCGTTTATAGAAGAACAAATCAAAG AATATGGTAGGACAAGTCATGTATACAACTG TGATACATTTGATGAGAACACCCCTCCACTAAGTGATCCAAACTATATATCTTCCTTGGGTGCTGCAACATTCAGGGGAATGCAAAGTGGTGATGATGAGGCTATTTGGTTAATGCAA GGTTGGTTGTTTACTTACGATCCTTTCTGGGAACCCCCACAAATGAAG GCACTACTGCATTCTGTTCCTGTTGGACGAATGATTGTTCTTGATCTTTATGCTGAAGTGAAACCAGTATGGATCAATTCTGATCAGTTCTATGGTGTCCCCTACATCTG GTGCATGCTTCATAATTTTGCTGCGGATTTTGAAATGTATGGTGTCTTGGATGCTGTTGCTTCTGGGCCTATTGATGCTCGACTTAGTGAAAACTCCACAATG GTTGGAGTCGGCATGTCTATGGAAGGTATCGAGCAAAATCCTATTGTTTATGACCTAATGTCAGAAATGGCTTTTCATCACAGACAAGTGGATCTTCAG GTATGGGTTGAGACATATCCAACAAGAAGATATGGGAAATCTGTTATAGGGTTACAAGATGCTTGGCGAATTTTGCACCAAACTCTATATAACTGTACAGATGGTAAAAAT GACAAAAACCGGGATGTGATAGTTGCATTTCCAGATGTTGAACCTTTCGTTATTCAAACAAGCACTACCAATATTTCTTCTGCAGTGTCATCAACGAATTATGTAGTAAAGGATGCATCAAATGATGCATATGAACAACCTCATATATGGTATGATACTAAGGCTGTTATACATGCCCTAGAGCTTTTCCTTCAATATGGAGATGAGGTACCTGACAGCAACACCTTCAG GTATGACCTTGTGGATTTAACACGTCAGGCTCTGGCCAAATATGCCAACCAAATATTTCTAAAGATTATCCAAGGATACAAATCAAACAACATAAGACAAGTGACCActctgtgtgagtgcttcctagaTCTTGTTAATGATCTTGACATACTGCTAGCCTCTCATGAGGGATTTCTGCTTGGGCCTTGGTTGGAAAGTGCGAAGGGCCTTGCACGAGACCAGGAACAAGAGATACAG TATGAATGGAATGCTAGAACACAAATTACAATGTGGTTTGACAACACCGAGACAAAAGCAAGTTTGCTACGTGATTACG CAAACAAGTACTGGAGTGGCCTGCTGCGAGACTACTATGGACCAAGAGCTGCCATCTACTTCAAGTACCTGATACTGAGCCTGGAGAATAACAAACCTTTTGCATTGGAAGAATGGAGGAGGGAGTGGATTAGCCTCACCAACTACTGGCAGAGCGATAGGAAGGTCTTCCCGACCACagccactggagatgccctaaacatCTCTCGGTCGCTGTTCATTAAGTACTTGAGCAATGCTGATTCACTTCAGACGGATGGCTCTTTCCGGATGTCTGCAATCTAA
- the LOC124672456 gene encoding D-3-phosphoglycerate dehydrogenase 1, chloroplastic-like, whose protein sequence is MAAPSPTTTHHRLLLPASTHRRAAAALAPSALRLPIRARTTARICAAAAPAAAATASPPASAAVAVEGKPTVLVAEKLGAAGLALLREFANVDCSYGLSPEELRAKISLCDALIVRSGTKVGRDVFEASGGRLRVVGRAGVGIDNVDLAAATEHGCLVVNAPTANTVAAAEHGIALLCGMARNVAQADASLKAGKWARNKYVGVSLVGKTLAILGFGKVGSEVARRAKGLGMHVIAHDPYASADRARAIGVELVSMEEAMTTADFISLHMPLTPATDKMLNDEAFAKMKKGVRIINVARGGVIDEDALVRALDAGIVAQAALDVFTKEPPAADSKLVLHENVTVTPHLGASTVEAQEGVAIEIAEAVTGALKGELAASAVNAPMVPAEVLSELAPFVVLAEKLGRLAVQLVAGGGGIKSVKVTYASARAPDDLDTRLLRAMITKGVIEPISDAFVNLVNADFTAKQRGIRISEERILMDGSPETPLDYIQVQIAHVESKFPSAISESGEITVEGKVKDGVPHLTKVGAFEVDVSMEGSLILCRQVDQPGMIGSVGSVLGEENVNVSFMSVGRIAPRKRAVMAIGVDEEPSKATLTKIGEIPAIEEFVFLKL, encoded by the exons ATGGCGGCGCCGTCCCCAACAACCAcccaccaccgcctcctcctccccgcctccacccaccgccgcgccgccgccgccctcgcccccTCCGCGCTCCGCCTCCCCATCCGCGCCCGCACCACCGCCCGcatctgcgccgccgccgcccccgccgcggccgccaccgcgtccccgcccgcctccgccgcggtCGCCGTCGAGGGCAAGCCCACGGTGCTCGTCGCCGAGAAGCTCGGCGCCGCGGGGCTGGCGCTGCTGCGGGAGTTCGCCAACGTGGACTGCTCCTACGGCCTCTCGCCCGAGGAGCTCCGCGCCAAGATCTCGCTCTGCGACGCCCTCATCGTGCGCTCCGGGACCAAGGTCGGCCGCGACGTCTTCGAGGCCTCGGGCGGCCGGCTCCGCGTCGTCGGCCGCGCGGGCGTCGGGATCGACAAcgtcgacctcgccgccgccaccgagcacGGATGCCTCGTCGTCAACGCGCCCACCGCcaacaccgtcgccgccgccgagcacggGATCGCGCTGCTCTGCGGCATGGCCAGGAACGTCGCGCAGGCCGACGCCTCGCTCAAGGCTG GTAAATGGGCACGCAACAAGTACGTTGGTGTATCCCTTGTTGGCAAAACTCTCGCCATCCTTGGGTTTGGAAAGGTTGGCTCAGAGGTTGCACGCCGTGCTAAAGGTCTAGGAATGCATGTGATCGCCCACGATCCATATGCTTCTGCTGACCGTGCTCGTGCAATTGGAGTTGAGCTAGTTAGCATGGAGGAGGCCATGACAACCGCTGACTTCATCTCATTGCATATGCCCCTTACCCCTGCAACAGACAAGATGCTGAACGATGAAGCATTTGCTAAGATGAAGAAGGGTGTTCGGATTATCAATGTTGCACGTGGTGGTGTTATCGATGAAGATGCTCTAGTCAGGGCTCTTGATGCAGGAATAGTTGCACAG GCTGCTCTTGATGTGTTTACTAAAGAGCCTCCAGCAGCAGACAGCAAGCTGGTGCTGCACGAGAATGTTACAGTGACACCACATCTTGGTGCCAGCACAGTGGAAGCGCAG GAAGGAGTGGCCATTGAAATTGCTGAAGCTGTCACTGGAGCTTTGAAAGGCGAGCTTGCAGCTTCTGCTGTCAATGCACCAATGGTTCCTGCTGAG GTGCTGTCAGAGCTTGCACCCTTCGTTGTGCTTGCTGAGAAACTTGGGCGCCTCGCTGTCCAACTAGTTGCTGGTGGTGGCGGTATCAAGTCTGTGAAGGTTACCTATGCATCTGCAAGGGCGCCTGATGATCTTGACACAAGACTTCTGCGTGCAATGATCACCAAGGGTGTGATCGAACCAATCTCCGATGCCTTTGTCAACCTGGTCAATGCTGACTTCACCGCAAAGCAGAGGGGCATTCGCATTAGCGAGGAGAGAATCTTGATGGATGGCTCACCTGAGACACCTCTTGATTACATTCAGGTTCAGATAGCCCATGTAGAATCCAAGTTCCCCAGTGCGATATCTGAGTCTGGAGAGATCACAGTAGAGGGGAAGGTGAAGGATGGTGTGCCTCACCTAACAAAGGTGGGAGCATTTGAGGTGGATGTGAGCATGGAAGGCAGCCTGATCCTCTGCAGGCAGGTCGACCAGCCTGGTATGATCGGTTCAGTTGGAAGCGTCTTGGGTGAGGAGAATGTCAATGTTAGCTTCATGAGCGTTGGGAGGATTGCTCCTCGCAAGCGTGCTGTCatggcaatcggtgttgatgaGGAGCCCAGCAAGGCCACACTGACCAAGATTGGGGAAATCCCGGCGATTGAAGAGTTTGTCTTCCTCAAGCTCTAG